A window of Ovis canadensis isolate MfBH-ARS-UI-01 breed Bighorn chromosome X, ARS-UI_OviCan_v2, whole genome shotgun sequence contains these coding sequences:
- the LOC138931053 gene encoding protein fem-1 homolog A-like: protein MRTCTKHLHADCFRGHVEVVCYLADEHQVDLEVTNQHGHTCLMISCYTGHHQITHYLLLQGAQVHLCSIKNNVAPCDCTEAGSPGVLQLLFGCQAYREWDGCGMTPPLAAHVMDHTSIVEDLSQEQPAGEEMWPGMA from the coding sequence ATGCGCACATGCACGAAGCACCTGCACGCTGACTGCTTCAGGGGGCATGTGGAGGTAGTGTGCTACTTGGCAGACGAACACCAGGTGGACCTGGAGGTGACCAACCAGCACGGGCACACGTGCCTCATGATCTCCTGTTACACAGGCCACCACCAGATCACCCACTACCTATtactgcagggagcccaggtgcACCTGTGCAGCATCAAGAACAATGTGGCCCCGTGTGACTGCACCGAGGCCGGCAGCCCAGGTGTCCTGCAGCTGCTGTTCGGGTGCCAGGCTTACAGGGAATGGGATGGCTGTGGCATGACACCACCTCTGGCTGCCCACGTGATGGACCACACCAGCATCGTGGAGGACCTCAGCCAGGAGCAGCCTGCTGGGGAGGAGATGTGGCCAGGGATGGCCTGA